A single window of Drosophila suzukii chromosome 3, CBGP_Dsuzu_IsoJpt1.0, whole genome shotgun sequence DNA harbors:
- the LOC108010914 gene encoding uncharacterized protein isoform X1 — translation MNRPKQGTSSNNSGTSSETSETQSVDDQQSAPQSNIRAGSSASLSRAKNSWRRMKELAAEKEKENEAKRPPWRAVSVSTLTKPDKSALLRAKLLDASRRLRAGKANVALQTDFVPTKLMKEASFGVQNDLILYKDIGILTDGQYSKKKDGYEKYVLTYSMSQMTDSVPTVSRQTQTLLPKAFNKDLVNSYLPKTDEDGSDIISDVEKRLGDQIAKIRRLNFDGSQQPRPSGNNTNLAPTLASWHFDDDAVEMESERHFIPYTIESFKPWRSFVPFPFRLRGNSLIGTQKIDWYALLQSIDDLIKESNNLVDKLENIMLESRAHRKSVLGNLGKLPKFEPTNFSAPSEHWLPLIEQQEKQLQIILSGSEAKRESSE, via the exons ATGAATAGGCCAAAGCAGGGTACCAGCTCCAACAACAGTGGCACATCATCGGAAACCAGCGAGACGCAAAGTGTGGATGACCAGCAAAGTGCTCCGCAATCGAACATTCGTGCAGGTAGTAGTGCATCATTGAGTAG AGCCAAAAACAGTTGGAGACGCATGAAAGAGCTGGCGGCGGAGAAGGAAAAGGAAAATGAGGCCAAGCGACCTCCCTGGCGGGCAGTTAGCGTTTCCACGCTCACCAAGCCAGACAAAAGCGCTTTGCTGCGGGCCAAGTTACTGGATGCCTCGAG ACGTCTAAGAGCTGGCAAAGCAAATGTGGCCTTGCAAACGGACTTTGTGCCCACGAAGCTCATGAAAGAGGCCAGCTTTGGTGTGCAGAACGATCTGATTTTGTACAAGGACATAGGAATTCTTACCGATGGACAGTACTCCAAAAAGAAGGATGGCTATGAGAAGT ATGTGCTCACCTATTCCATGTCCCAAATGACCGATAGTGTGCCTACCGTTTCGCGCCAAACTCAAACGCTACTGCCCAAGGCCTTTAACAAGGATCTGGTCAACTCGTATCTCCCCAAAACCGATGAGGATGGCAGTGACATTATCTCCGATGTGGAAAAGAGGTTGGGCGATCAGATTGCCAAGATAAGGAGGCTTAACTTCGATGGATCCCAGCAGCCGAGGCCAAGTGGGAATAATACGAACTTGGCTCCTACCTTGGCATCCTGGCATTTCGACGACGATGCAGTGGAAATGGAATCGGAACGACACTTTATACCCTACACCATAGAGTCCTTTAAGCCTTGGCGTAGCTTTGTGCCCTTTCCCTTCCGATTGAGGGGCAATTCCCTGATTGGCACCCAAAAAATAGATTGGTACGCCCTTCTGCAGTCCATCGATGACCTGATCAAGGAGTCCAACAATCTGGTGGATAAACTAGAGAACATTATGTTGGAGAGCCGTGCTCATCGCAAGTCGGTCCTGGGAAATCTGGGTAAATTACCCAAGTTTGAGCCCACTAACTTCTCAGCCCCTTCGGAGCACTGGTTGCCGCTAATTGAACAGCAGGAGAAGCAGTTGCAAATTATTTTGAGCGGCAGCGAGGCTAAAAGAGAATCCTCTGAATAG
- the LOC108018318 gene encoding abnormal spindle-like microcephaly-associated protein homolog: protein MYIYPSSPESASSLQSEESAAIKIQAGFRGYRVRKEIHRSSKSANPRQSNPHTRRSQRQRPKNNALMENQANTGKPHPTADDPQAENGGKSVEDRCATKIQAGFRGFLVRKKQKIATDAAVKIQAGFRGFKTRKELKQCEPIV from the coding sequence ATGTACATTTACCCGAGCTCCCCGGAATCAGCATCGTCCTTGCAGTCCGAAGAGAGTGCGGCCATCAAGATCCAGGCCGGATTCCGTGGCTATCGCGTGCGCAAAGAAATCCACCGATCCAGCAAGTCAGCGAATCCTCGCCAATCGAATCCTCATACCAGGAGAAGCCAACGCCAGCGTCCCAAGAACAACGCACTCATGGAAAACCAGGCCAATACGGGTAAACCCCACCCCACTGCCGACGATCCGCAGGCCGAAAATGGTGGCAAATCCGTGGAGGATCGCTGTGCCACCAAGATTCAGGCAGGATTCCGGGGATTCCTGGTGCGGAAGAAGCAGAAAATCGCCACCGATGCCGCTGTGAAAATTCAGGCTGGCTTTCGGGGATTCAAAACACGCAAGGAGCTGAAACAATGCGAACCCATTGTGTAA
- the Mcm5 gene encoding DNA replication licensing factor Mcm5 has product MEGFDDAGVFFSDNFGGENQQDAQINLQAVKKKYKEFIRTFNEENFFYKYRDTLKRNYLNARYFLEIEMEDLVGFDETLADKLNKQPTEHLQIFEEAAREVADEITAPRPEHEENMHDIQILLSSNANPTNIRQLKSDCVSKLVKIAGIIVAASGISAKATRMSIMCQSCSTIISNLKVNPGLEGYALPRKCNTEQAGRPKCPLDPFFIMPDKCKCVDFQTLKLQELPDFVPQGEIPRHLQLFCDRSLCERVVPGNRVLIQGIYSIRKVGKPSRQDGREKAVVGVRAPYMRVVGITVDAEGAGAISRYSNITTDEEENFRRMAASSDIYDRLSQSLAPSIFGSRDIKKAITCMLFGGSRKRLPDGLCRRGDINVLLLGDPGTAKSQLLKFVEKVAPIAVYTSGKGSSAAGLTASVMKDPQTRNFVMEGGAMVLADGGVVCIDEFDKMREDDRVAIHEAMEQQTISIAKAGITTTLNSRCSVLAAANSIFGRWDDTKGEENIDFMPTILSRFDMIFIVKDIHDETRDITLAKHIINVHLSSNKSAPSEPAEGEISLSTFKKYIHYCRTHCGPRLSEAAGEKLKSRYVLMRSGAGQQEKAADKRLSIPITVRQLEAVIRISESLAKIRLQPFVADDHVNEALRLFQVSTLDAAMTGSLAGAEGFTTEEDQETLNRIEKQLKRRFAIGSQVSEQNILQDFLRQKYEERTVMKVVHTMIRRGELQHRMQRKMLYRIC; this is encoded by the exons ATGGAAGGATTTGATGATGCGGGAGTGTTCTTCTCGGACAATTTCGGCGGGGAAAACCAGCAGGATGCGCAAATCAACTTGCAGGCGGTGAAGAAGAAGTACAAGGAGTTCATACGTACTTTCAACGAGGAAAACTTTTTCTACAAATACCG CGACACTCTGAAGAGGAACTACCTGAATGCCCGCTACTTCCTGGAGATCGAGATGGAGGACCTGGTGGGCTTCGATGAGACTCTGGCGGACAAGCTGAACAAACAGCCCACGGAGCACTTGCAGATCTTCGAGGAGGCCGCCCGGGAGGTGGCTGACGAGATCACGGCTCCCCGGCCGGAGCACGAGGAGAATATGCACGACATCCAGATCCTGCTTAGTTCCAATGCAAATCCCACCAACATCCGACAGCTGAAGTCCGACTGTGTGTCCAAGCTGGTCAAGATTGCTGGCATCATTGTCGCAGCCTCGGGTATTAGTGCCAAGGCCACGCGAATGTCTATTATGTGCCAGTCCTGCAGCACGATCATTTCGAATCTCAAAGTAAATCCTGGTCTGGAGGGCTATGCCCTCCCCAGGAAGTGCAACACGGAACAGGCGGGCAGACCCAAGTGCCCTCTAGATCCGTTCTTTATCATGCCGGACAAGTGCAAATGTGTAGATTTCCAGACCCTAAAACTCCAGGAACTGCCCGACTTTGTGCCCCAGGGAGAGATTCCCCGTCACTTGCAGCTCTTCTGCGATCGCTCACTGTGCGAACGTGTGGTGCCCGGCAACCGAGTGCTAATCCAGGGCATCTACTCCATCCGTAAGGTGGGCAAGCCCTCTCGCCAGGATGGTCGCGAGAAGGCAGTCGTTGGAGTGCGTGCTCCGTATATGAGGGTGGTTGGCATCACCGTGGATGCAGAGGGTGCCGGTGCCATCTCCCGCTACAGCAACATCACCACCGACGAGGAGGAGAACTTCCGGCGCATGGCTGCTTCCAGCGACATCTACGATCGTCTATCACAGTCTTTGGCGCCAAGCATATTTGGTTCGCGGGACATCAAGAAGGCCATTACCTGCATGCTCTTTGGTGGATCCCGTAAGCGTTTGCCAGATGGCTTGTGTCGTCGTGGCGATATTAACGTCCTGCTGCTTGGCGATCCTGGTACGGCCAAGTCGCAGCTCCTAAAGTTCGTGGAGAAGGTGGCGCCCATCGCAGTTTACACTTCCGGCAAGGGCTCCAGTGCCGCTGGTCTCACGGCTTCGGTTATGAAGGATCCTCAGACG CGCAACTTCGTTATGGAGGGCGGCGCCATGGTCCTGGCCGATGGCGGCGTGGTCTGTATCGATGAGTTCGACAAGATGCGAGAGGACGATCGTGTGGCTATTCACGAGGCCATGGAGCAGCAAACCATTTCCATTGCCAAGGCCGGCATCACGACCACTCTGAATTCACGCTGTTCGGTTTTGgcggctgccaactccatttTCGGCCGATGGGACGACACGAAGGGCGAGGAGAACATCGACTTTATGCCCACAATCCTTTCCCGTttcgatatgattttcatcGTGAAGGACATTCATGATGAGACGCGAGATATCACGCTGGCCAAGCACATCATCAATGTGCATCTCAGCTCAAACAAGTCGGCACCTTCGGAGCCCGCTGAGGGTGAGATATCGCTGTCCACGTTCAAAAAGTACATCCACTACTGTCGCACCCACTGCGGTCCACGTCTGAGCGAGGCTGCTGGAGAGAAGCTGAAGAGTCGCTACGTCCTTATGCGCAGTGGAGCCGGTCAACAGGAAAAGGCCGCAgacaagcgactgagcattCCGATTACCGTGCGCCAGCTGGAGGCCGTCATTCGCATATCGGAATCGCTGGCAAAGATTCGCTTGCAGCCATTCGTCGCCGATGACCATGTAAACGAGGCCCTTCGTCTTTTCCAAGTATCGACGCTCGATGCTGCTATGACTGGCAGCTTGGCCGGTGCCGAGGGATTCACAACGGAGGAGGACCAGGAGACGCTAAACCGCATTGAGAAGCAATTGAAGCGCCGCTTTGCCATTGGATCTCAAGTCTCGGAGCAGAATATTTTGCAG GACTTTTTACGTCAAAAGTATGAGGAACGCACTGTAATGAAAGTTGTTCATACTATGATTCGCCGCGGAGAACTTCAGCACAGGATGCAACGCAAGATGCTATATCGCATTTGCTAA
- the LOC108010914 gene encoding uncharacterized protein isoform X2 yields the protein MNRPKQGTSSNNSGTSSETSETQSVDDQQSAPQSNIRAGSSASLSRAKNSWRRMKELAAEKEKENEAKRPPWRAVSVSTLTKPDKSALLRAKLLDASRRLRAGKANVALQTDFVPTKLMKEASFGVQNDLILYKDIGILTDGQYSKKKDGYEKLCLPFRAKLKRYCPRPLTRIWSTRISPKPMRMAVTLSPMWKRGWAIRLPR from the exons ATGAATAGGCCAAAGCAGGGTACCAGCTCCAACAACAGTGGCACATCATCGGAAACCAGCGAGACGCAAAGTGTGGATGACCAGCAAAGTGCTCCGCAATCGAACATTCGTGCAGGTAGTAGTGCATCATTGAGTAG AGCCAAAAACAGTTGGAGACGCATGAAAGAGCTGGCGGCGGAGAAGGAAAAGGAAAATGAGGCCAAGCGACCTCCCTGGCGGGCAGTTAGCGTTTCCACGCTCACCAAGCCAGACAAAAGCGCTTTGCTGCGGGCCAAGTTACTGGATGCCTCGAG ACGTCTAAGAGCTGGCAAAGCAAATGTGGCCTTGCAAACGGACTTTGTGCCCACGAAGCTCATGAAAGAGGCCAGCTTTGGTGTGCAGAACGATCTGATTTTGTACAAGGACATAGGAATTCTTACCGATGGACAGTACTCCAAAAAGAAGGATGGCTATGAGAAGT TGTGCCTACCGTTTCGCGCCAAACTCAAACGCTACTGCCCAAGGCCTTTAACAAGGATCTGGTCAACTCGTATCTCCCCAAAACCGATGAGGATGGCAGTGACATTATCTCCGATGTGGAAAAGAGGTTGGGCGATCAGATTGCCAAGATAA
- the Desi gene encoding uncharacterized protein Desi translates to MNINYFVILQFLAVMVLLTYANAIPKYEESHKFYADKAQRDRSYYNENKTQPSEPQAASTKDRLERLGYTTGYGSLNGYPGGTGLSAYNPIKLDLGGVVLGTLVGIGAIILIPKILSAFHGGYGGYGRSEDSDLTPLSSMINKIDDVLGQNNIDSTSCMQRAVCGYVRSTEYNMKIGSSDQMDEFIHMLSENALVDYLLDGTAIKEALEHGKRSNDRACEEVYSNCPLDSKSATDILMKLMPKKSSQGKGKSSGISREKKV, encoded by the exons ATGAACATCAATTACTTTGTCATATTGCAATTTCTGGCAGTTATGGTTTTGCTAACCTATGCAAATGCCATACCAAAATATGAAGAGAGTCATAA GTTCTACGCGGACAAAGCACAACGGGATAGATCGTACTACaacgaaaataaaacacaGCCCAGTGAACCGCAGGCAGCTTCCACTAAGGATAGGCTGGAACGTCTGGGATATACCACCGGCTATGGATCTCTGAAT GGATATCCTGGCGGTACAGGACTTTCTGCCTACAATCCCATAAAACTCGACCTCGGCGGTGTTGTTTTGGGTACTCTCGTGGGCATTGGCGCCATTATACTGATCCCCAAAATTCTATCAGCCTTCCATGGAGGTTACGGGGGATACGGTCGAA GTGAGGATAGTGATCTGACACCTCTTAGCAGCATGATCAATAAAATCGACGATGTCCTGGGTCAGAATAATATTGACTCAACGAGTTGTATGCAGCGTGCTGTGTGTGGTTATGTTCGTTCTACAGAGTATAATATGAAGATCGGATCCTCTGACCAGATGGATGAATTCATTCACATGTTGTCGGA AAATGCTCTGGTGGATTACCTGCTAGATGGAACGGCTATAAAAGAGGCGTTGGAGCACGGAAAGCGTTCCAACGATAGGGCGTGTGAAGAGGTGTATTCCAATTGCCCCCTAGATAGTAAATCAGCTACGGATATTCTGATGAAACTTATGCCAAAGAAGAGCTCCCAAGGAAAGGGAAAGTCATCTGGTATTTCTCGAGAAAAGAAGGTTTAA
- the mRpL37 gene encoding large ribosomal subunit protein mL37, whose translation MRLTKTLCAQHLGWHFKKHWLVQGKRVPKETGAAAELLKRGVQVKNPEDLLNAKVEKKLVDIVGTREKTILEDTKHPDWHSTVCHSYSDNSVLIGGLPQAQVLTNCIEIPTFPKQIEDTIASQQLPKSIDKSIRHAILASHVLDAEQVKLPKVRVPERPRFNLPRSYGISHERVNRLLVNKLLHETEKLAGRSVSIRKRFIDNATFKTSLNKDGDLLGFSINAEKVVFANRAIEAIKGKFEGDLPDLYPMKTTISIPKRHIYQTENFYPLRTDISCSHPHTIFTVFNKHLVKNSHGSEVTTSQLHARTLVKAFVVAAARARQLHGDSLEGALPKPIVVQSVQTDGRTFHFGVLQLNTLDLGANSTTKNYWFQRQNYDLFSDCSYEAGRTHLENYNGDVFRIFNAFYNNS comes from the exons ATGAGGCTGACGAAAACCCTGTGTGCCCAGCATCTTGGATGGCACTTCAAGAAGCACTGGCTGGTCCAGGGAAAGCGGGTCCCCAAGGAAACGGGCGCTGCCGCCGAGCTCCTGAAACGGGGTGTTCAGGTGAAGAATCCAGAGGATCTATTGAACGCAAAAGTTGAGAAAAAACT GGTGGACATCGTTGGCACCCGCGAGAAGACGATTCTCGAGGACACCAAGCACCCCGACTGGCACTCCACCGTTTGCCACTCCTACTCCGACAACAGCGTGCTGATTGGCGGTTTGCCACAGGCCCAGGTGCTGACCAACTGCATCGAGATCCCGACCTTTCCCAAGCAAATCGAGGATACCATCGCCAGCCAGCAGTTACCCAAGTCCATAGACAAGAGTATCCGTCATGCCATTCTGGCATCCCACGTGCTCGATGCGGAGCAAGTTAAACTGCCCAAGGTGAGGGTGCCGGAGAGGCCGCGTTTCAACTTGCCACGCTCCTACGGAATTTCCCACGAAAGGGTCAA TCGCCTGCTGGTTAACAAACTTCTGCATGAAACCGAAAAATTAGCCGGCCGTTCAGTCTCCATACGTAAAAGGTTTATAGACAACGCCACCTTCAAGACCTCCTTAAATAAAGATGGTGATCTGCTTGGTTTCTCCATCAATGCTGAAAAAGTGGTTTTCGCAAATCGCGCGATCGAAGCTATCAAGGGAAAATTTGAAGGAGACCTGCCCGATCTTTACCCTATGAAGACCACGATATCGATTCCAAAACGCCACATTTACCAAACAGAGAACTTTTACC CCCTGCGCACGGACATTAGCTGCTCCCATCCACACACCATTTTCACGGTCTTCAACAAACACCTGGTGAAAAATTCCCATGGTTCCGAGGTCACAACTTCTCAGCTCCACGCAAGGACATTGGTCAAAGCTTTTGTTGTGGCTGCGGCTCGAGCCAGGCAATTGCACGGGGATTCCTTGGAGGGTGCTCTCCCCAAGCCAATTGTCGTGCAGAGTGTCCAGACCGACGGACGGACTTTCCATTTCGGTGTGTTGCAGCTAAACACACTCGATCTGGGCGCCAATAGCACTACGAAGAACTATTGGTTCCAAAGGCAGAACTACGATCTATTCTCCGACTGCTCCTACGAAGCGGGAAGAACGCATTTGGAAAACTACAACGGCGACGTTTTTCGCATATTTAATGCATTTTACAATAACTCCTAA
- the Art1 gene encoding protein arginine N-methyltransferase 1-B, producing MASTDIPMEAAVESATGITPNSNANSNNVAKKLPAEGSTGDNPNANADEMTSRDYYFDSYAHFGIHEEMLKDEVRTVTYRNAMYHNKHLFQGKTVLDVGCGTGILSMFAAKAGAAQVIAVDCSNIIEFARQVVIDNNLQDVIKVVKGKIEEIELPNGIEGVDIIISEWMGYCLFYESMLDTVLYARDKWLKKDGMMFPDRGTLYITAIEDRQYKDEKINWWDDVYGFDMSCIRKVAVTEPLVDVVDPKQVVSTSCMVKEVDLYTVQKADLNFSSKFSLCIKRNDFVQALVTYFNIEFTKCHKRLGFSTSPDSTYTHWKQTVFYLDDHMTAKKNEEITGTFQMKPNERNNRDLDFVIDINFKGELSQIQESNTYRMR from the exons ATG GCCAGCACAGACATCCCGATGGAGGCAGCTGTGGAATCGGCGACCGGCATCACGCCCAATTCAAATGCGAACTCAAACAATGTGGCGAAGAAGCTGCCCGCGGAGGGGAGCACCGGGGACAATCCCAATGCCAATGCCGACGAGATGACGTCCCGCGACTATTACTTTGACTCCTATGCCCACTTTGGGATCCACGAGGAGATGCTCAAGGACGAGGTGCGCACCGTCACATACCGCAACGCCATGTACCACAACAAGCATCTGTTCCAGGGCAAG ACCGTTCTGGACGTGGGCTGCGGTACCGGCATCCTGTCCATGTTCGCCGCGAAAGCCGGCGCCGCCCAAGTGATCGCCGTCGACTGCTCCAATATCATCGAGTTTGCCCGCCAAGTGGTTATTGACAACAATCTGCAAGATGTGATCAAGGTGGTCAAGGGCAAAATTGAGGAGATAGAGCTTCCAAATGGTATTGAGGGCGTGGACATCATCATTTCCGAGTGGATGGG CTACTGCCTCTTCTACGAGTCCATGCTGGACACAGTGCTGTACGCGCGGGACAAGTGGCTGAAGAAGGACGGCATGATGTTCCCTGACCGAGGCACTCTGTACATCACGGCCATCGAGGACCGGCAGTACAAGGACGAGAAGATCAACTGGTGGGACGATGTGTATGGCTTCGACATGAGCTGCATTCGCAAGGTGGCCGTCACCGAACCGCTCGTCGACGTGGTCGATCCCAAGCAGGTAGTGTCCACATCCTGCATGGTCAAGGAGGTCGACCTGTACACCGTGCAGAAGGCAGATCTCAACTTCTCGTCCAAGTTCAGCCTGTGCATCAAGCGCAACGACTTTGTGCAGGCGTTAGTCACCTACTTTAACATAGAGTTCACCAAGTGCCACAAGCGTCTTGGGTTCAGCACGTCGCCCGACTCCACGTACACGCACTGGAAGCAGACGGTCTTCTACCTGGACGACCATATGACAGCCAAGAAGAATGAGGAGATCACCGGCACGTTCCAGATGAAGCCCAACGAGCGGAACAACCGCGACCTGGACTTTGTCATCGACATTAACTTCAAGGGCGAATTGTCGCAGATCCAGGAGTCGAACACATACCGCATGCGCTAG
- the Rbp1 gene encoding RNA-binding protein 1 yields MPRYREWDLACKVYVGNLGSSASKHEIEGAFAKYGPLRNVWVARNPPGFAFVEFEDRRDAEDATRALDGTRCCGTRIRVEMSSGRSRDRRRGEGGSTSGRSGSGRYRSRSPRRSRSPRSRSFSRDRRSRSDSRDRH; encoded by the exons ATGCCGCGATACAGGGAGTGGGACCTGGCCTGCAAGGTGTATGTGGGCAACCTGGGCTCCTCGGCCTCCAAGCATGAAATCGAGGGGGCCTTCGCCAAATACGGACCGTTGCGGAATGTGTGGGTGGCTCGCAATCCGCCCGGTTTCGCCTTCGTGGAGTTCGAGGATCGACGGGACGCGGAGGACGCGACGCGTGCCCTGGACGGAACGCGCTGCTGCGGCACCAGAATCCGCGTGGAGATGTCATCGGGTCGCTCCCGGGATCGCCGGCGCGGAGAGGGCGGTAGCACTAGTGGACGCTCTGGTTCCGGGCGCTACAG GTCCCGCTCGCCACGTCGCTCCCGATCGCCCCGCAGCCGAAGCTTCTCGCGCGATCGTCGAAGTCGCTCGGACTCTCGCGatcggcattaa